GTATAGCTTAGCCGACGTCCCGCACGATATTGTAGCGGCAGAGACGCCGGCTGACCCAAAAGGCGAATTTCTTTCTTTTATGGTGAGTCAAGCAGAATCACAATCGATTGAAAAATTTGGCCCGCGGATTGCCCCGGTTATCGAGAATGAATTCTATTCTGTGGTGCTGCCGGGCATGCAGGCAGCATTAGAGCAATTCTCTGCAGAATATCCGCATGAAAGGTTATCAGATATCTCGATTTCTGAAAGGCCAAGCGGCGGCTTAGGAGAGAAAATCTTTCATTTATATGACAGTGAGACCCAGCAAGATTTGATTCGCTTCCATGTAAGGAGGGAGCGCCCTCCTGGGGAAGGCCATTGGTTTGAGTTTCACTACCATACCTATAAAGACAATTTCACGGCCCATCATTCGATTGCGAGAATTTATTGGAGCCAAAATACCCCGCCAAAATGGTTGAGCTAAAAAAGGTTTCTGCCATGGGGACTAAGGGAAGATACGTTGGGGACAACGTATTTTTTCGTTCTATACAAAGGGTGAAAACAGGAGATGAAAAACATCTATGAATGACTTTTTTATGCAATTGATTGATACATATGCCTCTTTTTTTGATTGGGAAATGTGGATAAACGTATTAACGGACCCTGTCAGCTGGGGACTGATTGGAACCTTGATTGTCATGGAAGGGCTGCTTTCAGCCGACAATGCCTTGGTACTTGCGGTGATGGTCAAACATTTGCCGCCTAAACAACGAAAGAAAGCCTTGTTTTACGGGTTGCTTGGCGCTTACTTTTTCCGCTTTCTTGCCATTGGGATTGGGGTTTACCTCATCAAATTAACTTGGGTGAAAGTATTGGGTGCTGCCTATCTTGCCTGGCTTGCCTTCGATCATTTCT
This DNA window, taken from Pradoshia eiseniae, encodes the following:
- a CDS encoding YpjP family protein — encoded protein: MKNWSGILKKTLVVGLSVLSFGMISPSQYQDWYEGTSAKDVKDKPYSLADVPHDIVAAETPADPKGEFLSFMVSQAESQSIEKFGPRIAPVIENEFYSVVLPGMQAALEQFSAEYPHERLSDISISERPSGGLGEKIFHLYDSETQQDLIRFHVRRERPPGEGHWFEFHYHTYKDNFTAHHSIARIYWSQNTPPKWLS